Genomic segment of Mycobacteriales bacterium:
GCCGCGGGTTGTCCTCGACGCCGCTCGCCGGCTCGCCGATTCGGTGGGCCGCTACGCCTACGTATCCAGCCTGTCCGCGCACCGCTGGCCCCCGCTGCCGGGGGCCACGGAGGATGCCCCGACCGTCGACGCTCGACCGGATGCCGAAGAAGGCGACTACGCCTCTTGCAAGCGCGGGGCGGAACTCGCGGTTCGCGACGTATTCGGGGCCCGGGCGCTGATCGCTCGGCCGGGCCTCATCCTCGGCCCGTACGAGGACATCGGCCGCTTGCCGTGGTGGCTCAATCGGATGCTGCGCGGGGGACCTGTCCTGGCGCCAGCTCCTCCCACGCGCCCGCTTCAGTACATCGACGCGCGCGACCTGGTGGGGTGGCTGCTCGACGCTCCGGACCGCGGGCTCTCCGGGGTATACATCACGGTCAGCCGCCCCGGGCACACGACGCTCGGCGCTCTGCTGGAGATTTGCCGGCAGGTGACCGGGGGGGTGGCTGAGCTGGTCTGGGTGGACGAGCAGGCCATTCTGGATGCGGGCATCGAGCCGTGGATCGGCGTGCCCATCTGGCTTCCGTTCGCAGGTGGAGCGGCCGCGCTGCAGGACGCGGATCCGAACCGTGCGCAGGCGGCCGGCCTTCGATGCCGACCGGTCGAGGAGACGGTGGCCGACACGTGGGCCTGGCTGCGGAGCGGCGCGCCGCCGCGCCTGCGTGACATCGAGGAGCGGATGACCGCCGAGACGGAGGCGGCGTTTCTCCGGGCATGGACCGCTCCTTCGCGCGGCGACCACGGCTAGGCTCGGTCTATGGGCGACCGGGTACAGCTGACCGATCTCGACGTCATTTCGCGTTACAGCCTGGCGGTTCGGACGGCGACCGCCGACCGGGCCGAGCTGATCGCGGCGCTGGAGGCCGACCTCGGGTGGCTGCGTGGCCGGGGCGGCCGGACGCAGGCACAGCCGCGCCTGCCGAGCCGCCCGGAGCGGGCGCCTGCGGCTACCCGCGCGACGACCCCGGCCCGGAAGGCGGCGGCTACCCGCGCGAGGACCCCGGCCCGGAAGGCCAGCGCCGCTCCCCGCCGGGGTGGTCGGCGGGCGTGACCGCTGCGCCCTGGGCGCCGGGTGCCGCGACCGGGGTTGGGTCGATGCCGGGCGAGGACATGGACGCGGCGGTTCGCCTGGTTCTTGGCGAGCTGTCCGTTCCGTATCTTCCCGAGCTGCCCGCGCGCGGACTCGGGGCGGATCTGGTCGGCCGCGGGGTCGCCCATCTCGCCGAGTTGCATGCAGATGTCCAGCCGAGTGGTTGGCGGTTGGTCGACCGGCCGGGTCGGGACGAGGCCCGGGCCCGCGACCTGCTCGAAGCGGACCTTGACGTGCTGGCCGTGGCGGGGGCCGACTGGAACGGTCCGTTCAAGGTTCAGGTCGCCGGCCCCTGGACGCTGGCGGCCGCGCTCGAGTTGCCGCGCGGACACCGCGTGCTCAGCGATGCCGGTGCGGTCCGCGACCTCACCGACGCCCTCGCGGAGGGAACCGTTCGCCTGTTGACCGCGGTCTCCCGCCGACTCCCGGCGGCACGGCTGATCTGTCAGGTCGACGAACCGGGACTTCCGGGAGTGCTCGCCGGCCGGATCCCCACGCCGAGCGGCTGGGGTCGCGTGCGCGTGGTGGCCGAGCCTGATGCTGAAGCCGGCCTGGCCCGGGTGCTGGCCGCCTGCTCGGTCGTGCCGGCGGTGCCGGCGGTGCATTGTTGCGCCGATGACGCACCCTTGCGTTTGTTCCGCTCCGCGGGCGCGACCGCCGTCAGCCTTGACCTCACCCGCTTCACCGACGAGGACGCGCTCGGCGAGTTCGTCGACGGGGGCGGTTGGCTGATCGCCGGGACGGTCCCGGCGCTCGGCCCCGGTGTCGCACCCGCCGTCCGCGAGCTGGCCGACCCCTTGCGCCGGCTCTGGCGCCGGCTAGGTTTCGCGCCCGAGACG
This window contains:
- a CDS encoding NAD-dependent epimerase/dehydratase family protein, whose product is MRVLVLGGTRFVGRTALELAVSRGHEVTIVHRGLTGNSPPGVEAILGDRTLPGGLDALGGREWDFVLDTWAGPPRVVLDAARRLADSVGRYAYVSSLSAHRWPPLPGATEDAPTVDARPDAEEGDYASCKRGAELAVRDVFGARALIARPGLILGPYEDIGRLPWWLNRMLRGGPVLAPAPPTRPLQYIDARDLVGWLLDAPDRGLSGVYITVSRPGHTTLGALLEICRQVTGGVAELVWVDEQAILDAGIEPWIGVPIWLPFAGGAAALQDADPNRAQAAGLRCRPVEETVADTWAWLRSGAPPRLRDIEERMTAETEAAFLRAWTAPSRGDHG
- a CDS encoding methionine synthase, with the protein product MTAAPWAPGAATGVGSMPGEDMDAAVRLVLGELSVPYLPELPARGLGADLVGRGVAHLAELHADVQPSGWRLVDRPGRDEARARDLLEADLDVLAVAGADWNGPFKVQVAGPWTLAAALELPRGHRVLSDAGAVRDLTDALAEGTVRLLTAVSRRLPAARLICQVDEPGLPGVLAGRIPTPSGWGRVRVVAEPDAEAGLARVLAACSVVPAVPAVHCCADDAPLRLFRSAGATAVSLDLTRFTDEDALGEFVDGGGWLIAGTVPALGPGVAPAVRELADPLRRLWRRLGFAPETLAERVAVSPTCGLAGASPGWVRTALDLCRRSAQLLAEAPESAR